In a genomic window of Holophagaceae bacterium:
- a CDS encoding DUF1732 domain-containing protein: protein MKSMTAFAEVVRPLEQGQLRLSLRSVNSKALDLNLRMPPALFPLESALRAAVRDAAGRGKLDLSIEVQDEPGLEAQLNRPLLRSIARTWQEDAEWLNLPPLTAEAFFRLPGAWLPPASDLAERLEAMILGALKELLDTWNGRRAKEADRLRPAFESNLSDLRRLRESLQREAESQAAELPELYRLRLDQVLKDAQLAGQLPAERVVAEAGALAERQDVREELMRLSAHLDDFGERLAKGKLEGKAVDIWCQEVLRELNTCGSKCKRLAMTRAVMESKGVLDQIREQAANLE, encoded by the coding sequence ATGAAATCCATGACTGCTTTCGCGGAGGTGGTGCGTCCCTTGGAACAGGGCCAGCTTCGGCTCAGTTTGCGCAGCGTGAACAGCAAGGCCCTGGACCTGAACCTGCGGATGCCCCCGGCGCTGTTCCCCCTGGAGTCGGCACTGAGGGCCGCAGTGCGGGATGCAGCCGGCCGGGGGAAACTGGATCTCAGCATCGAGGTCCAGGATGAGCCTGGTCTGGAGGCGCAATTGAACCGGCCCCTGCTCCGTTCCATCGCCCGGACCTGGCAGGAGGACGCGGAGTGGTTGAACCTGCCGCCGCTCACCGCCGAAGCCTTTTTCCGGCTGCCGGGCGCCTGGCTCCCTCCGGCCTCGGATCTTGCCGAACGCTTGGAAGCCATGATCCTCGGCGCCCTGAAGGAGCTTCTGGACACCTGGAATGGACGGCGCGCGAAGGAAGCCGACCGGTTGCGCCCAGCTTTCGAATCGAACCTATCTGATCTGCGGCGGCTGCGGGAATCGCTCCAGCGCGAAGCCGAATCCCAAGCCGCGGAACTCCCGGAACTGTACCGCCTGCGCCTTGATCAAGTCCTGAAGGATGCCCAGCTCGCGGGACAGCTTCCGGCCGAACGGGTCGTGGCCGAAGCTGGAGCCCTGGCCGAACGCCAGGATGTGCGCGAAGAGCTAATGCGGCTTTCCGCCCACCTGGATGATTTCGGGGAGCGGCTGGCCAAGGGGAAGCTCGAAGGCAAGGCCGTGGACATCTGGTGCCAGGAGGTGCTCCGGGAGCTCAACACCTGCGGCAGCAAATGCAAGCGCCTGGCCATGACCCGCGCGGTGATGGAATCCAAGGGCGTTCTTGATCAGATTCGCGAACAAGCCGCGAATCTGGAATAG
- a CDS encoding diguanylate cyclase — protein MVFPAAPPADGTPAGRLTFRAYNADQGLTNLAVWQLVQDSHGFVWAGTEAGLFRYDGARFESFGVKEGLPSSDTLAMFSDPQGILWVGTRRGLAKWNGQTFDPINPEQGLPMVPIEGLASGSGGFWVATHEGPYFQDPAGRFTRARDWPRGEATAIFGGGKSGRMWVARWDGSSQVLAHRDSGWTGFEAPPGLEKERIDALAEDGAGRLWARTPRSLWVLDPGAARFRQASTPISVVSDRGFLIPGRHGDIWLPTQRGLAHLEGDTWSVLGAKEGLPTTWCRTAMEDREGSLWVGSVGVFRLLGRGVWRVHTQSDGLPSGVVWRIFRDRDRQLWVGTDNGLARATSTGWEILPGTLGRVIRSVVQGADGDLYMAGVPGNEVLRYNQKQRTFQRIELSRNAAAKRIFRLNLDRSGTLWAGTDGAGLFKAPPAKGALKFEPVELPLGTPTEYVSDVHQDAAGRIWVPGERGLAMRENGQWRRFSAKDGLKQDHAAYIRSTKGGDLLISYNEPLGLTLARYEEGKLKIIKQFDTSVGLVEDMVYLTGEDKQGGIWIGTGKGVDLIRPEGIDHFGVAEGLVGEDCDNMAFFPEDNGDVWIGTSTGLARFDAKAYKGLGKPPPTVITSLKLGNQAYPAGPKAVQVPYGSNTLDARFACLSYLREQAVHQRVRLVGLESEWHPTDTREARYPALQPGKFRLEVASRIGSGAWGPAAGFDFEVLPAWWQTWWFRSLVGLGLAGVVALIVWWRLFALKQQNRLLEEQVAARTKELEAANESMELANDALEAANEALRNQSLTDPLTGLRNRRFLGECMPEDVAVVNRVFHQVKGPRKDRLALNVDLLFIMVDLDHFKIVNDEHGHTAGDKVLQQMGEIMKDATRDTDTVVRWGGEEFLVVARNVCRKDSTILVERIRSEVALHVFDLGDGGTLHLTCSSGFALYPFVPEQPQAVAWEKVVDVADHCLYAAKKAGRDAWVGLFPGEEGDADLVLDAQALRIPDLLAKGLLQAKSSLPPGTELEWDLSG, from the coding sequence ATGGTTTTTCCTGCAGCGCCGCCGGCCGATGGAACGCCCGCCGGTCGTTTGACATTCCGCGCCTACAACGCGGATCAGGGGCTCACCAACCTGGCGGTCTGGCAGCTTGTGCAGGACAGCCACGGCTTCGTCTGGGCGGGCACCGAGGCAGGCCTGTTCCGGTATGACGGCGCCCGATTCGAATCCTTCGGGGTGAAGGAAGGACTCCCTTCGAGCGATACCTTGGCGATGTTTTCGGACCCGCAAGGCATCCTCTGGGTGGGAACCCGGCGGGGCCTGGCCAAGTGGAACGGCCAAACCTTCGATCCGATCAACCCGGAACAAGGACTGCCCATGGTTCCCATCGAGGGATTGGCAAGCGGCTCCGGGGGATTCTGGGTGGCCACGCATGAAGGCCCCTATTTTCAGGATCCGGCCGGACGTTTCACCAGGGCCCGCGACTGGCCCAGGGGAGAGGCGACCGCGATCTTCGGCGGCGGGAAATCCGGCCGCATGTGGGTGGCGAGGTGGGATGGCAGTTCCCAGGTGCTGGCGCACCGGGACAGCGGTTGGACGGGCTTCGAGGCTCCTCCGGGGTTGGAAAAGGAACGGATTGACGCCTTGGCCGAGGATGGCGCGGGCCGGCTTTGGGCCCGCACGCCCCGCAGCTTGTGGGTCCTCGATCCTGGCGCCGCCCGGTTCCGCCAGGCCAGCACGCCCATTTCGGTGGTCAGCGATCGTGGTTTCCTGATCCCCGGCCGGCACGGGGACATCTGGCTTCCGACCCAGCGCGGTCTGGCCCATTTGGAGGGCGACACCTGGTCGGTATTGGGCGCCAAGGAGGGCTTGCCGACCACCTGGTGCAGGACGGCGATGGAGGACCGGGAAGGGTCCCTGTGGGTGGGCTCGGTGGGTGTCTTCAGGCTTCTGGGAAGGGGAGTCTGGCGTGTGCACACCCAATCGGACGGGCTCCCCAGCGGGGTGGTCTGGCGCATCTTCCGGGACCGCGACCGCCAGCTCTGGGTGGGCACGGACAATGGCCTCGCCCGCGCCACCTCCACCGGATGGGAAATCCTTCCGGGCACCCTCGGGCGCGTCATCCGCAGCGTGGTGCAAGGGGCGGACGGGGACCTCTACATGGCCGGGGTTCCCGGAAACGAGGTGCTCAGGTACAACCAGAAACAGCGGACTTTCCAACGCATCGAACTGAGCCGGAATGCAGCCGCCAAGCGCATCTTCAGGCTCAACCTGGATCGAAGCGGAACCCTTTGGGCCGGCACGGATGGCGCAGGCCTTTTCAAAGCCCCGCCGGCGAAGGGAGCGCTGAAGTTCGAGCCGGTGGAGCTCCCTTTGGGCACACCCACGGAGTACGTCAGCGACGTACACCAGGATGCGGCAGGACGGATCTGGGTGCCCGGGGAACGGGGCCTCGCCATGAGGGAGAACGGCCAGTGGCGCCGGTTTTCAGCCAAGGATGGGCTCAAGCAGGACCATGCGGCCTACATCAGGTCCACCAAAGGCGGGGATCTGTTGATCTCCTACAACGAACCCCTTGGCCTGACGCTGGCCCGCTATGAGGAAGGCAAGCTCAAGATCATCAAGCAGTTCGATACAAGCGTCGGGCTTGTGGAGGATATGGTGTACCTCACCGGTGAGGACAAGCAGGGAGGCATCTGGATCGGCACCGGGAAGGGCGTGGACCTGATCAGGCCCGAGGGCATCGACCACTTTGGTGTCGCCGAAGGGTTGGTGGGAGAGGACTGCGACAACATGGCCTTCTTCCCGGAGGACAACGGCGATGTGTGGATCGGCACCAGCACGGGCCTTGCCCGCTTCGACGCCAAGGCCTACAAGGGCCTTGGGAAGCCGCCTCCTACGGTGATCACCTCCCTGAAACTGGGCAACCAGGCGTATCCGGCCGGGCCGAAGGCGGTCCAGGTCCCCTACGGTTCGAATACGCTGGATGCCCGCTTCGCCTGCCTCAGCTATCTTCGGGAACAGGCCGTGCACCAGCGGGTGCGGCTCGTGGGGCTGGAATCCGAATGGCATCCCACGGACACCCGCGAAGCGCGCTACCCGGCGCTGCAGCCCGGGAAATTCCGGTTGGAGGTCGCTTCCCGCATCGGATCCGGCGCTTGGGGTCCTGCGGCTGGATTCGATTTCGAAGTCCTGCCGGCCTGGTGGCAGACCTGGTGGTTCCGGTCCCTCGTCGGACTCGGCCTCGCCGGGGTGGTCGCCTTGATCGTGTGGTGGCGGCTGTTCGCCCTCAAGCAGCAGAACCGGCTGCTCGAAGAACAGGTCGCCGCCCGGACGAAGGAACTTGAAGCCGCGAATGAATCCATGGAACTGGCCAATGACGCCCTTGAGGCCGCGAACGAGGCGCTGCGGAACCAGAGCCTGACGGATCCTTTGACCGGCCTGCGGAACCGCCGCTTCCTCGGCGAATGCATGCCCGAGGACGTCGCGGTGGTGAACCGGGTTTTCCACCAGGTGAAGGGGCCGCGCAAGGACAGGCTGGCGCTCAATGTCGACCTGCTCTTCATCATGGTGGATCTGGACCATTTCAAGATCGTGAACGATGAACATGGGCACACTGCCGGCGACAAGGTTCTCCAGCAGATGGGGGAGATCATGAAGGATGCCACCCGGGACACGGACACCGTGGTCCGCTGGGGAGGCGAGGAATTCCTGGTGGTGGCCCGCAATGTCTGCCGCAAGGATTCCACCATCCTGGTCGAACGCATCCGCTCCGAGGTGGCCCTGCATGTTTTCGATCTGGGCGACGGCGGCACGCTGCACCTCACCTGCTCCTCGGGCTTCGCGCTGTACCCCTTCGTGCCGGAGCAGCCCCAGGCCGTGGCCTGGGAGAAGGTTGTGGATGTGGCGGATCACTGCCTGTATGCGGCCAAAAAGGCCGGACGCGATGCGTGGGTCGGCCTTTTCCCCGGCGAAGAGGGGGATGCCGACCTGGTGCTGGATGCCCAGGCCCTGCGCATTCCTGATCTGCTTGCGAAAGGCCTACTCCAGGCGAAGTCCTCCCTGCCGCCGGGAACCGAGCTGGAATGGGACTTGAGCGGCTGA
- the radA gene encoding DNA repair protein RadA, whose protein sequence is MAKSNPVFECTACGTRFPKAMGKCTNCGAWDSIEEIRGTLKRDLQRSRSSFAQGHYNGPVAILDVEIADTERTATGLTELDRVLGGGVVPGMVVLLGGEPGIGKSTLVLQWAAREPGLVLYASGEESERQIKLRAQRLGTENPGIHLLAETDVRIILEEAERMKPALLLIDSIQTLFDPDFESSAGSVSQVRGCAQLLTRWAKATGTPLVLVGHVTKDGSLAGPKVLEHLVDTVLAFEGDRHHHHRLLRSLKNRFGAAFELGVFAMTERGLVPAEGNPFFLDAEPRPGCAATVVLQGTRPMVVEIQALVASAGLGIPRRTALGIDGQRLAMLCAVAERRGGIQLHDRDVYVNVAGGLEIEDPAADLAVLAALTSSATGRLLAEKSLFMGEVGLTGEVRPIAQLPLRMQESARLGFSSAVVPKVGLEGKPPLEVLAEINVERLRAKAWLRQAAESGDNF, encoded by the coding sequence ATGGCCAAATCCAACCCCGTTTTCGAATGCACAGCTTGCGGAACCCGCTTCCCCAAGGCCATGGGGAAATGCACGAATTGCGGCGCCTGGGACAGCATCGAGGAGATCCGCGGCACCCTGAAGCGCGACCTGCAGCGCTCCCGCAGTTCCTTCGCCCAGGGCCACTACAACGGACCCGTGGCGATTCTCGATGTGGAGATCGCCGACACCGAGCGGACCGCCACGGGCCTCACGGAGCTGGACCGGGTGCTGGGAGGCGGGGTTGTGCCGGGCATGGTGGTGCTGCTCGGAGGCGAGCCGGGCATCGGCAAATCGACTCTGGTGCTGCAATGGGCGGCCCGGGAACCGGGCCTCGTGCTCTACGCCAGCGGCGAGGAAAGCGAGCGGCAGATCAAGCTCCGGGCCCAGCGACTAGGGACCGAAAACCCCGGCATCCACCTGCTCGCGGAAACCGACGTGCGCATCATCCTGGAGGAAGCGGAGCGCATGAAGCCGGCCCTGCTGCTCATCGATTCGATCCAGACCCTCTTCGATCCGGATTTCGAGAGCAGCGCCGGCTCCGTCAGCCAGGTGCGCGGCTGCGCGCAATTGCTCACCCGCTGGGCCAAGGCCACGGGAACCCCGCTGGTGCTGGTGGGCCATGTCACGAAGGACGGAAGCCTGGCAGGACCGAAAGTGCTGGAACATCTCGTGGACACAGTGCTGGCCTTCGAAGGCGACCGGCACCACCACCATCGCCTGCTGCGGAGCCTGAAGAACCGCTTCGGCGCCGCCTTCGAGCTGGGCGTTTTCGCCATGACCGAGCGCGGGCTCGTTCCTGCGGAGGGCAATCCGTTCTTCCTGGATGCAGAGCCGCGGCCCGGATGCGCGGCCACCGTGGTCCTCCAGGGCACGCGACCCATGGTGGTGGAGATCCAGGCCCTTGTGGCGTCCGCGGGCCTTGGCATCCCCCGGCGCACCGCCCTCGGCATCGACGGCCAGCGGCTGGCCATGCTCTGCGCCGTGGCCGAGCGGCGAGGCGGCATTCAGCTGCATGACCGCGATGTCTACGTCAACGTGGCTGGAGGTCTCGAGATCGAAGATCCAGCCGCGGACCTGGCGGTGCTGGCGGCTCTGACGAGCAGCGCCACTGGGCGCCTGCTCGCCGAAAAAAGCCTGTTCATGGGTGAAGTCGGACTCACGGGCGAAGTGCGGCCCATCGCCCAGCTTCCCCTGCGGATGCAGGAAAGCGCCCGCCTCGGGTTTTCATCTGCCGTGGTGCCCAAGGTGGGCCTTGAAGGCAAGCCCCCCCTCGAAGTCCTGGCCGAAATCAATGTCGAGCGGCTGCGGGCCAAGGCCTGGCTGCGGCAAGCGGCTGAAAGCGGAGACAATTTTTAA
- a CDS encoding nitronate monooxygenase: MEGLGEADQRLLRKGPGNLSRLRIRNLDLSYPIQQGGMGVGVSWEGLAGAVAREGCVGLVSAIGTGYHPSAHGAQRFGRPDGTLSLNPPAALETILRAALERAEGRGAVGVNILCAIEGYEATVRAAVAAGAQMIVSGAGLPLALPDYVGDADVALVPIVSSARALGVICKQWQRKYGRLPDAVVLEGPESGGHQGFSPEQCVDPAFTVENLLPSVLSERDRWGDFPVLVAGGVWDRADILRFMALGASGVQMGTRFIGTFECDAHSNFKETILKAKAEDIVLMKSPVGMPARGVRTALQSHIEDGTAPKVRCVSQCLTPCGHGKGAVQAGYCIADRLADAWHGDRDSGLFFSGSNGARLKDVMSVRDLIEELTQDPGLQGR; this comes from the coding sequence ATGGAAGGACTGGGTGAAGCCGACCAGAGGTTGTTGCGCAAGGGCCCTGGAAACCTGTCGCGCCTGCGCATCCGCAACCTGGATCTGTCCTATCCGATCCAACAGGGCGGCATGGGCGTGGGCGTGTCCTGGGAGGGCTTGGCCGGGGCCGTGGCGCGGGAAGGTTGCGTCGGACTGGTTTCGGCCATCGGCACCGGCTACCACCCTTCTGCCCATGGGGCACAACGCTTCGGCAGGCCCGATGGAACCTTGTCCCTGAATCCGCCCGCCGCCCTTGAAACCATCCTGCGCGCTGCTTTGGAGCGGGCCGAAGGCCGTGGCGCCGTCGGCGTCAACATCCTGTGCGCCATCGAGGGCTATGAGGCCACCGTGCGGGCCGCCGTGGCCGCCGGGGCCCAGATGATCGTCTCCGGGGCCGGGCTCCCGTTGGCGCTCCCGGATTACGTCGGGGATGCGGATGTGGCGCTGGTGCCGATCGTTTCTTCGGCCAGGGCCCTGGGCGTCATCTGCAAGCAGTGGCAGCGCAAATACGGCCGGCTGCCGGACGCGGTGGTGCTGGAAGGGCCCGAAAGCGGCGGCCACCAGGGCTTCAGCCCCGAGCAATGCGTGGATCCGGCCTTCACCGTCGAGAACCTGCTCCCCTCGGTGCTCTCCGAGCGCGACCGCTGGGGCGATTTTCCGGTGCTGGTGGCGGGCGGCGTGTGGGACCGCGCCGACATCCTGCGCTTCATGGCGCTGGGTGCTTCCGGCGTCCAGATGGGCACCCGCTTCATCGGCACTTTCGAATGCGACGCCCATTCCAATTTCAAGGAAACGATCCTGAAGGCCAAGGCTGAGGACATCGTGCTGATGAAATCGCCCGTGGGGATGCCCGCCCGGGGCGTGCGCACGGCGTTGCAATCCCACATCGAGGATGGCACCGCGCCCAAAGTCCGTTGCGTGAGCCAATGCCTCACGCCCTGCGGCCATGGCAAGGGGGCTGTGCAGGCGGGATACTGCATCGCCGACCGCCTGGCGGACGCCTGGCACGGCGACCGTGACAGCGGCCTTTTCTTCTCTGGCAGCAACGGCGCGAGGCTCAAGGACGTGATGAGCGTCCGGGACTTGATCGAAGAACTCACTCAGGACCCGGGGTTGCAGGGGCGCTGA
- a CDS encoding formate--tetrahydrofolate ligase — MPRKSPVPCDLDIAQGAETRPILEIAGELGLNAHDVELYGPYKAKVKLEVLERLNHRPSGKYIDVTAITPTPLGEGKTTVTVGLSQALGAQLGHKVVTCIRQPSQGPTFGIKGGAAGGGYSQVIPMEEFNLHLTGDIHAITAAHNLAAAALDARMLHEAKLDDEALFDRLCPRDKQGLRHFASNMRGRLMRLGIFKSDPEDLTSDERRRFARLDLDPDRIAWRRVLDTSDRFLRGVTIGRGPEELEFSRESGFDITVASEIMAILALTTGLTDMRIRLGRIVVGLNKNGEAVTTEDLGVAGAMTVLMRDALKPTLMQTLEGTPVLVHAGPFANIAQGNSSILADQIALKLADYVVTESGFGADMGMEKFFDIKCRTSGLVPDAVVMVATIRALKMHGGGPKVVAGKNLDPVYLEEDLDLLEKGLPNLFHHIATARKFGVPVVVAVNGFATDSIREQELVCKAAIEHGAAEAVVCSVWAEGGEGAVELAEAVMRAADQPNDFHFLYPLEASIKEKIEAVATEIYGADGVDYSPEAEAQIAEYARLGFDRLPICMAKTHLSLSHDPALKGAPKGFRIPVRDVRASVGAGFLYALLGKMSTMPGLPTRPGFYDVDVDLETGRIIGLF; from the coding sequence ATGCCCAGGAAGTCCCCCGTGCCCTGCGACCTGGACATCGCCCAGGGGGCGGAAACCCGGCCCATCCTGGAGATCGCGGGGGAATTGGGCCTGAACGCCCATGATGTGGAACTCTACGGCCCCTACAAAGCCAAGGTGAAACTGGAAGTGCTGGAACGGCTGAACCATCGGCCCAGTGGGAAATACATCGATGTCACCGCCATCACCCCGACGCCTTTGGGTGAAGGCAAAACCACGGTCACAGTGGGATTGAGCCAGGCCCTGGGCGCCCAGCTGGGCCACAAAGTGGTCACCTGCATCCGGCAGCCCAGCCAGGGCCCGACCTTCGGCATCAAGGGCGGCGCGGCGGGCGGGGGCTACAGCCAGGTGATCCCCATGGAGGAATTCAATCTGCACCTGACGGGCGACATCCACGCCATCACCGCCGCCCACAACCTGGCGGCCGCGGCTTTGGATGCGCGGATGCTGCACGAGGCGAAGCTCGATGACGAGGCGCTCTTCGACCGGCTCTGCCCCAGGGACAAACAGGGCTTGCGCCATTTCGCCTCCAACATGCGCGGACGTTTGATGCGCCTTGGCATCTTCAAGTCCGATCCCGAGGACCTCACTTCGGATGAAAGGCGGCGCTTCGCGAGGCTGGACCTGGATCCGGACCGCATCGCCTGGCGCCGCGTGCTGGACACCAGCGATCGTTTCCTGCGGGGCGTGACCATCGGACGCGGCCCCGAAGAGCTGGAATTTTCCAGGGAATCGGGCTTCGACATCACCGTGGCCAGCGAAATCATGGCGATCCTCGCCCTCACCACGGGGCTCACGGACATGCGGATCCGCCTGGGGCGCATCGTGGTGGGTCTGAATAAAAACGGCGAAGCCGTCACCACCGAGGATCTCGGCGTGGCGGGCGCCATGACCGTGCTCATGCGCGATGCGTTGAAGCCGACCCTCATGCAGACCCTTGAAGGCACGCCGGTGCTGGTGCACGCGGGTCCCTTCGCCAATATCGCCCAGGGCAACAGTTCCATCCTGGCGGACCAGATCGCTTTGAAATTGGCCGACTACGTGGTGACTGAATCAGGTTTCGGCGCCGACATGGGCATGGAGAAATTTTTCGACATCAAGTGTCGCACCTCGGGTCTTGTGCCAGATGCGGTGGTGATGGTGGCTACCATCCGGGCGCTGAAAATGCACGGCGGCGGCCCCAAAGTGGTCGCGGGGAAGAACCTTGATCCCGTCTACCTGGAAGAGGACCTGGACCTGCTGGAGAAAGGGCTTCCGAACCTCTTCCACCACATCGCCACCGCGCGGAAATTCGGCGTGCCGGTGGTGGTGGCGGTCAACGGTTTCGCCACGGACTCCATCAGGGAACAGGAATTGGTGTGCAAGGCGGCCATCGAGCATGGGGCCGCGGAGGCAGTCGTGTGCAGCGTCTGGGCTGAGGGCGGCGAAGGGGCGGTGGAACTGGCGGAAGCGGTGATGCGCGCGGCGGACCAGCCCAACGATTTCCATTTCCTGTATCCCCTGGAAGCCAGCATCAAGGAAAAAATCGAAGCAGTCGCAACCGAAATCTATGGTGCTGACGGCGTGGATTATTCACCCGAAGCCGAAGCGCAGATCGCCGAGTACGCGCGCCTGGGCTTCGACCGGTTGCCCATTTGCATGGCCAAGACCCACCTGAGCCTGAGCCATGACCCGGCGCTGAAGGGCGCTCCCAAGGGTTTTCGCATCCCCGTCCGGGATGTGCGGGCGTCGGTGGGCGCGGGCTTCCTCTACGCCCTGCTCGGCAAGATGAGCACCATGCCGGGCCTCCCCACGCGGCCTGGCTTCTACGATGTGGACGTGGATCTGGAAACGGGCCGGATCATCGGGTTGTTCTGA
- a CDS encoding tryptophanase: protein MIHTIIEPFRIKAVEPIRMSTRAEREGWLKEAKLNVFLLPAEHVLLDFLTDSGTGAMSAKQWGAIMEGDESYAGSNSFFRLEAVLKDLTGYQYIIPTHQGRAAERIFFSVATKKGDLVPNNTHFDTTRANLEYQGAEAVDLVIPEGLQPRTIHPFKGNIDLVRVEELLKREGHRIPFGMMTLTNNSGGGQPVSLANLRAYRELLNRYGKPLILDVCRYAENSMFIKLREEGQQDRSVKSIAQEIFSLADGCMMSAKKDGLVNIGGFLALNDANWVEAAKTLLILTEGFPTYGGLAGRDLEALAVGIEEGLHEDYLRYRLRTAEYMGEKLKAGGVAIVEPTGGHAVYLDAKDFLPHLDPERYPAWSLCNALYLEAGIRGVEIGSVMFGKRLEDGTETYSAMELVRLAFPRRMYTQSHFDYAAEAICELKARAHEVKGVSMVKQAKYLRHFTAEFESA, encoded by the coding sequence ATGATCCACACCATCATCGAACCCTTCCGCATCAAGGCCGTCGAACCCATCCGCATGAGCACACGCGCTGAACGCGAAGGCTGGCTTAAAGAGGCCAAATTGAATGTCTTTCTGCTCCCGGCAGAACACGTGCTGCTGGATTTCCTGACGGATAGCGGCACGGGCGCCATGAGCGCGAAGCAGTGGGGCGCCATCATGGAAGGCGACGAAAGCTACGCGGGTTCCAATTCCTTTTTCCGGCTGGAAGCGGTGCTGAAGGACCTCACGGGCTACCAGTACATCATCCCCACCCACCAGGGGCGCGCGGCGGAGCGGATCTTCTTCAGCGTGGCGACCAAGAAAGGCGACCTCGTCCCCAACAACACCCACTTCGACACCACCCGCGCCAACCTGGAATACCAGGGGGCCGAAGCCGTGGACCTGGTGATCCCCGAAGGCCTGCAGCCGCGCACCATCCACCCCTTCAAGGGCAACATCGACCTTGTCCGCGTGGAGGAGCTGCTCAAGCGCGAAGGCCACCGCATCCCCTTCGGCATGATGACCCTCACCAACAACAGCGGGGGCGGCCAGCCCGTGAGCCTGGCGAATCTGCGCGCTTACCGCGAGCTGCTGAACCGCTACGGCAAGCCGTTGATCCTCGATGTCTGCCGCTATGCGGAAAATTCCATGTTCATCAAGCTGCGGGAAGAGGGCCAGCAGGACCGCAGCGTGAAATCCATCGCCCAGGAGATCTTCAGCCTGGCGGACGGCTGCATGATGAGCGCCAAGAAGGACGGCCTGGTGAATATAGGGGGCTTCCTGGCCCTGAACGACGCCAATTGGGTGGAAGCTGCGAAGACCCTCCTCATCCTCACCGAAGGTTTTCCCACCTACGGCGGACTGGCGGGCCGCGATCTAGAAGCCCTGGCGGTGGGGATAGAGGAAGGCCTGCATGAAGACTACCTGCGCTACCGCCTGCGCACCGCCGAGTACATGGGCGAAAAGCTGAAAGCGGGTGGCGTCGCCATCGTGGAGCCCACCGGCGGGCACGCGGTGTACCTGGACGCCAAGGATTTCCTGCCTCATCTGGATCCTGAAAGATACCCCGCCTGGAGTCTTTGCAACGCCTTGTATCTCGAGGCCGGAATCCGCGGCGTGGAGATCGGCTCCGTCATGTTCGGCAAGCGCCTGGAAGATGGGACCGAAACCTACAGCGCGATGGAACTGGTGCGTCTGGCCTTCCCCCGCCGCATGTACACCCAGAGCCACTTCGACTACGCCGCCGAGGCCATCTGCGAACTGAAAGCGCGGGCCCACGAAGTGAAGGGCGTTTCAATGGTCAAGCAGGCCAAGTACCTACGGCACTTCACTGCTGAGTTCGAGAGCGCGTAA
- a CDS encoding DUF1684 domain-containing protein: MPFLPPAMPPAAAAAPATPSDSSKRTAFLKELDQWRKKRQASLGSENGWLTLVGLSWLEEGSNAFGSDSANPVPFPEQKAPAKAGVFVLDQGRVRVKAAAGAGVKLNGKPIETDHELALKSDAEGKPDVLSLGDLSFYVIKRGDRFAVRVKDSKSPVLLGFKGVVSFRADPAYQVVAEFVPYATPKDIQIPTVLGTSETMQAPGYVKFKLRGKALTLEPVVEDPADPQLFFIFRDRTSGKGTYPAGRFLYAAMPKDGKVTLDFNRAYNPPCAFTPFATCPLPPPQNRLPIAVKAGEKDYGHH; the protein is encoded by the coding sequence ATGCCATTCCTTCCGCCAGCCATGCCGCCCGCGGCCGCAGCCGCCCCTGCAACGCCGTCCGATAGTTCGAAGCGAACCGCCTTCCTCAAGGAATTGGACCAATGGCGCAAGAAGCGCCAGGCCAGCCTGGGCAGTGAAAATGGATGGCTCACCCTGGTGGGATTGAGCTGGCTGGAGGAGGGCAGCAACGCTTTCGGTTCGGATTCGGCCAACCCGGTTCCTTTTCCTGAACAGAAAGCCCCCGCGAAGGCTGGCGTTTTCGTGTTGGACCAGGGGCGCGTGAGGGTGAAAGCGGCCGCAGGCGCCGGCGTGAAACTGAATGGCAAGCCCATCGAAACGGACCACGAGCTGGCCCTGAAAAGCGACGCGGAGGGTAAACCGGATGTGCTATCGCTGGGAGATCTTTCCTTCTACGTGATCAAACGGGGAGACCGCTTCGCCGTTCGGGTGAAGGATTCCAAAAGCCCAGTCCTGCTCGGCTTCAAGGGGGTGGTTTCCTTCAGGGCTGATCCCGCCTACCAGGTGGTCGCTGAGTTCGTACCCTACGCCACGCCCAAGGACATCCAGATCCCCACGGTGCTGGGGACTTCGGAGACCATGCAGGCTCCCGGCTACGTCAAATTCAAATTGCGCGGAAAGGCGTTGACCCTGGAACCCGTCGTCGAAGATCCTGCAGACCCGCAGCTCTTCTTCATCTTCCGGGACCGGACGAGCGGGAAAGGGACCTACCCGGCGGGGCGATTCCTGTATGCCGCCATGCCCAAAGACGGCAAAGTGACGCTGGATTTCAACCGTGCCTACAATCCTCCCTGCGCCTTCACCCCATTTGCCACCTGCCCTCTGCCGCCGCCCCAGAACCGGCTCCCCATCGCGGTCAAGGCCGGGGAGAAGGATTACGGCCATCACTGA